The genomic stretch GTAACGTGGTAGATATCTGATACTTATAGCTTAACGCTCAAGATCCACTCCAGTCCACTCCATTCAAGCATAATTTCAGATCTGGAACAGTCAACAGGGGTTTCTCTCCATAGTTCCACTAAGACAACTCTGTCTGTAGGTCAAATAGCTGTTACCAGGATAAGGAAGtggataaaacacaaaaaaactttcaaatcaaaacaaagaagCTTTTGGTGTTGTTACAGCAATGTACTGCCAACTCTTGaccagaaataaataaagagcaatTTCTATCTTTTGTACAGTCAGGAATGTATGtggattgtttttatttaaagagcAACACATGAAATTTCAAAGTAATGTGTTTTCTGCAGTTTGTTTGAAGaacaaattattaattataaattactCAGCCTGGCACCTTACAAATGAGCAAAACCTAAACAAAAGTAGTTAATTAGTAGTTTAGTTAGCTACTAATTCTACCATGCTGCTGTTACAACTGGAAATATTAATGCTATCCTAGCTTTCGTTAATGTTTTTGGTCTAGGGCTGTCCACATCATTTCAGTTGACTAAACAGCGTGATTTCTACTAACACTTTACTTATTCGGTGAGCTATTGAGAATGTTTGGGTCTGGGTAAGTACAGTTCAGTATGACAATGGCACAATGTGTTTAATGTTgtcgttttattttttaagtatttattgttgttgtggttttcccACCATGATTCTTTACTAACCTATGCTTTGAATGATGGATGCTTAGCAAAACCGAAAAATATACCAAtgtttaaagaaagaaagaaagaaagaaagaaagaaagaatttcaGTTGACCATAAAAATTATTGTTGACTCATAAACCAACAAAAAGTTTTGAAATTGTTAGGGTGTGGACATATTattgttgaaaaaaatatatatataaaaatttaaaGGCTCTGTGTTATACAGAAGGTGTCTGTTTTTGGCACATTTTTAAGAGTCAGCTTTAGAGAAAAAGTTTAACAGGAAAAATGTCTTTGCATGCCCTGCAGAGGTAATTTACCAATAACCCTAACAGAAAGGTGGAGAATGGTAAGAATTGGAAAGAATGGGAAGGTGAGAAAAGTGCACTGGCAAACCTACCTCTGAATTCCAGTAGAAAGGCCCTGAGCAGACTGTGCGTGCTATACCTGCATTTTCTCTGGTTATATACGCTCCTCTGTCAAACTCTTTGTGCTCACACAGATCCAGTGTGGCCAGCTCCTGGGCCAAGTCTGACTGGCTGACTGACCGGTGCCATCTCGACAGGGGTGAAGTAGCAGAGAACCCAGCTTGTGATGCTAAGTGACCTCTTGGCCAGTTTACCCCTGCGGCTTGTCCTGTAACCTGCATCCTACTGGAGCTCTCACTGCGGTGAGTGTTCCGAGTTTCTACAAGTGAGATTGCTCGTCCTCGATCTGACTCctgggggagggagagggaaatTCTGGCCAAGCAGGAACCAGGAGTGATGTAGCGGGACGTTGAAGGTGAGTACCTGGAAGGCTGAGGGTGGCCACGGGAGATGTAGCCCAGGCTGGGGTTACATGGATCATAAAGACGATAAGAACTAAGCAGTGTGGAGCCAGTAGTGTATTTGGGAGTGGACGAAACTGGAGACATGATGAAGAGATGGTGGAAGGATGTGAAAATCAGCCACAGAGAAAGAAGACCCAGACTGTTAAAATCAGGAAACACAAATAAGATGGATTACTTATCTCTAACATATATCATCTCAAACAAtaatatgtattaaaaaaacaatataaaaacctTCAGTACAGTACAATAACATTAAGTCAGGCAGCTCTGTAGTGTTTTTGTTGGCAAAGCTACATACAGGCTCGCCGCCCACATTGGTGCTGTTTATGGCTGCTACATTCGGCATTaaaatacagattttatttCCTACTGAAGGAGTTTTGTGGCTTAGGTGAAATGAGACTTTATAACTAAATTCCAGAGGATGgtaactttatttaaacagaac from Hoplias malabaricus isolate fHopMal1 chromosome 2, fHopMal1.hap1, whole genome shotgun sequence encodes the following:
- the LOC136676213 gene encoding uncharacterized protein encodes the protein MSPVSSTPKYTTGSTLLSSYRLYDPCNPSLGYISRGHPQPSRYSPSTSRYITPGSCLARISLSLPQESDRGRAISLVETRNTHRSESSSRMQVTGQAAGVNWPRGHLASQAGFSATSPLSRWHRSVSQSDLAQELATLDLCEHKEFDRGAYITRENAGIARTVCSGPFYWNSEGHGGSRAYLESLGARREYTLEGTLVLHSSGY